In a single window of the Pseudomonas oryzihabitans genome:
- a CDS encoding Nramp family divalent metal transporter, with translation MERSGSVDKSVPVAQEHSSGLRRMAKLLGPGIIAVLSWLGAGDLITSSVAGANYGYAMMWVLAVSLLLRFLIVNIIARFQLCNNKGMSILEGYAQLHPVFAWFMLGYALVMGHLTNAYMLKGAGEALATLLHVDYPLLCSVAVVIAIWLLVGRNFYALIEGVMKVLLAVMTLAFITLAVMSGPDLGGILRGTIGFSIPPDEGVHGALLVAVSVIGAVAGSIANFVHPYVMKEKGWTGPEHKRIQRNDLLFAVVVGIIINLAIWVVGVEILRPNGLQVNTLNDLGSALELFFGSGGWLIFFTGVFATLFASVVGKTTAFPMLITDALQHIRPERRERYGKTFHKDPLHKWFMLFILVTPLVWSLPGMPDFVTLTIGVNALNIVGLPVISLGLLIMSNQKSLLGDKYRNNWFENLALGFATLLAIWVAIQLGIQLLG, from the coding sequence ATGGAGCGATCCGGTTCCGTCGATAAATCCGTACCCGTTGCCCAGGAACACAGCTCCGGCCTGCGCCGGATGGCGAAACTGCTCGGCCCCGGCATCATCGCCGTATTGTCCTGGCTGGGCGCTGGCGACCTCATCACCTCCTCGGTGGCGGGGGCGAACTACGGCTACGCCATGATGTGGGTGCTGGCGGTTTCCCTGCTGCTGCGCTTTCTCATCGTCAACATCATCGCGCGCTTCCAGCTGTGCAATAACAAGGGCATGTCGATCCTCGAAGGCTATGCCCAGCTGCACCCGGTGTTCGCCTGGTTCATGCTCGGGTACGCGCTCGTCATGGGGCACCTGACCAACGCCTACATGCTCAAGGGCGCTGGCGAGGCCCTGGCCACCCTCCTCCATGTCGACTATCCGCTGCTCTGCTCGGTGGCGGTGGTGATCGCGATCTGGCTGCTGGTGGGGCGTAACTTCTATGCCCTGATCGAAGGCGTGATGAAGGTGCTGCTGGCGGTCATGACCCTTGCCTTCATCACCTTGGCGGTGATGTCGGGCCCGGACCTGGGCGGCATCCTGCGCGGCACCATCGGCTTCAGCATTCCGCCAGATGAAGGCGTGCATGGAGCTCTGCTGGTAGCGGTATCGGTCATTGGCGCCGTGGCCGGTTCCATCGCCAACTTCGTGCATCCCTATGTGATGAAGGAAAAGGGCTGGACCGGCCCGGAGCACAAGCGCATCCAGCGCAACGACCTGCTGTTCGCCGTGGTGGTTGGCATCATTATCAACCTGGCCATCTGGGTCGTCGGCGTGGAAATCCTCAGACCCAACGGCCTGCAGGTGAACACCCTGAATGACCTGGGCTCGGCGCTGGAACTGTTCTTCGGCTCGGGCGGCTGGTTGATTTTCTTCACCGGCGTCTTCGCCACCCTGTTCGCCAGCGTGGTAGGCAAGACCACCGCCTTCCCCATGCTGATCACCGACGCCCTGCAACACATCCGTCCGGAGCGCCGCGAGCGTTATGGCAAGACCTTCCACAAAGACCCGCTGCACAAGTGGTTCATGCTTTTCATTCTGGTGACACCGCTGGTGTGGTCGCTGCCGGGCATGCCCGACTTCGTGACCCTGACCATCGGTGTGAATGCCCTGAACATCGTCGGCCTGCCGGTGATCTCCCTGGGCCTGTTGATCATGTCCAACCAGAAGTCGCTGCTGGGCGATAAATACCGCAACAACTGGTTCGAGAACCTCGCTCTGGGCTTCGCCACCCTGCTGGCGATCTGGGTCGCGATCCAGCTTGGCATCCAGCTGCTGGGCTGA
- a CDS encoding LysR family transcriptional regulator, which translates to MQKSNNPAARLDWDDLRFFLEVARTQKASAAARRLGVDYTTVSRRISALEKALGALLFEKSRSTGFSLTMEGQRLLVHAETLESTLQTACEQISDTRLAPSGQVRIGATEGFGSYFVAPQLSFFQDRYPGITLEVLPVPHFVNLSRREADIAITLERPERGPYVCRKLCDYRLRLYATADYLARHPPITQLADLRRHRFITYVDDLAFSPELLYLERILPEASSGLRSTSVIAQYQAALCGHALAILPCFVAEPDARLVALLPEQIQITRQFWLYYREDLRRLRRITLVTDYLRACTDANRDFLLGETRSPRLGWPET; encoded by the coding sequence ATGCAAAAATCCAATAACCCGGCAGCGCGTCTTGACTGGGACGATCTCAGATTCTTCCTCGAAGTCGCCCGCACCCAGAAGGCCAGCGCCGCGGCGCGGCGGTTGGGGGTCGACTACACCACCGTCTCGCGGCGTATCTCGGCCCTGGAAAAGGCGCTCGGTGCCCTGCTGTTCGAGAAGTCGCGCAGTACCGGCTTCAGCCTCACCATGGAAGGCCAGCGCCTGCTGGTGCACGCCGAAACCCTGGAAAGCACCCTGCAAACCGCCTGCGAGCAGATATCGGATACGCGTCTGGCACCTTCCGGCCAGGTGCGCATCGGCGCAACCGAGGGCTTCGGCAGCTACTTCGTCGCGCCCCAGCTGAGCTTTTTCCAGGATCGCTATCCCGGCATCACCCTGGAGGTGCTCCCGGTTCCGCACTTCGTCAACCTCTCGCGTCGGGAGGCCGACATCGCCATCACCCTGGAGCGCCCCGAGCGCGGGCCCTATGTCTGCCGCAAGCTGTGCGACTACCGCCTGCGGCTGTATGCCACCGCCGACTACCTGGCCAGGCACCCGCCCATCACACAGCTCGCGGATCTGCGGCGGCACAGGTTCATCACCTATGTCGACGATCTCGCCTTCAGCCCCGAGTTGCTCTACCTGGAACGCATCCTGCCCGAGGCCAGCAGCGGCCTGCGAAGCACCAGCGTGATCGCCCAGTACCAGGCCGCCCTGTGCGGCCACGCCCTGGCGATCCTGCCCTGCTTTGTCGCCGAGCCCGATGCGCGGTTGGTGGCGCTGTTGCCGGAGCAGATCCAGATCACCCGGCAATTCTGGCTCTACTACCGCGAAGACTTGCGCCGCCTGCGTCGCATCACCCTGGTCACCGACTATCTGCGCGCCTGTACCGATGCCAATCGCGACTTCCTGCTGGGCGAGACCCGCAGCCCTCGCCTGGGCTGGCCAGAGACTTGA
- a CDS encoding 2-hydroxyacid dehydrogenase: MAEQKDRPVLLQVGPLLPALQDALAARHEILRFWEAPDQARLLSERGQEVRALVTSGVHGATRELMSALPGLKAVFSFGVGYDSIDIAAARDLGVAVSNTPGVLDDCVADTAFALLIDVARGITAADRFVRRGDWRSGKFPLTSRLAGKTCGIVGLGNIGKSIAHRVQAFGMDVAYHGRHQQTDVPYQYHASLEELAKAADFLVLSLPGGPATDGLIDAGILAALGPRGYLINIARGSVVDEQALVEALQSGALGGAGLDVFADEPQVPKALLALDNVVLTPHLGSGTRETRQAMADLVLANVERYFTDGTLVTPV; encoded by the coding sequence ATGGCTGAACAGAAAGATCGCCCCGTGCTGCTGCAGGTGGGCCCGCTGCTACCTGCGCTACAAGACGCCCTGGCCGCACGCCACGAGATCCTGCGCTTCTGGGAGGCACCGGATCAGGCCAGGCTGCTAAGCGAGCGGGGCCAGGAGGTTCGCGCCCTGGTGACCTCCGGCGTACACGGTGCGACCCGCGAGTTGATGAGCGCTCTTCCCGGCCTGAAAGCCGTGTTCAGCTTCGGGGTGGGTTATGACAGCATCGACATCGCCGCCGCCCGGGATCTGGGCGTAGCGGTTAGCAACACCCCGGGCGTGCTGGACGATTGCGTAGCCGATACCGCCTTTGCCCTGCTGATCGACGTCGCCCGTGGCATCACCGCTGCGGATCGTTTCGTGCGCCGGGGCGACTGGCGCTCGGGCAAGTTTCCGTTGACCTCACGCCTGGCCGGCAAGACCTGCGGCATCGTCGGGCTTGGCAACATCGGCAAGAGCATCGCGCACCGGGTACAAGCCTTTGGCATGGACGTGGCCTATCACGGCCGTCATCAACAGACCGATGTGCCCTACCAGTACCATGCCAGTCTCGAAGAACTGGCGAAGGCCGCGGACTTCCTGGTGCTGTCGCTGCCTGGCGGCCCTGCCACCGATGGATTGATCGACGCCGGCATTCTTGCGGCCCTGGGTCCGCGTGGCTATCTGATCAATATCGCCCGTGGCAGTGTGGTCGATGAGCAGGCCCTGGTGGAGGCCCTGCAGTCGGGAGCCCTGGGCGGCGCCGGGCTGGACGTCTTCGCCGACGAGCCCCAGGTCCCCAAGGCCTTGCTGGCGCTGGATAACGTTGTACTTACCCCACACCTCGGCAGCGGCACCCGGGAGACACGCCAGGCCATGGCCGATCTGGTGCTGGCCAATGTGGAGCGCTATTTCACCGACGGGACCCTGGTCACTCCCGTCTGA
- a CDS encoding CoA-acylating methylmalonate-semialdehyde dehydrogenase codes for MTQTAIQDVPLLIDGQFVTSTSREGREVINPATQEVLARVPFATAEEVQRAVASAKTAFATWRKTPIGARARIFLRYQHLIREHMSELAALLTAEQGKTLADAEGDVFRGLEVVEHAAAIGNLQLGELANNVASGVDTYTLLQPLGVCAGITPFNFPAMIPLWMFPMAIACGNTFVLKPSEQDPLVTMRLAELALEAGVPPGVLNVVHGGPAVVDALCDHPDIKALSFVGSTRVGTHVYRRASEAGKRVQCMMGAKNHAVVMPDAPREQTLANLVGAAFGAAGQRCMAVSVVVLVGEANSWVPDLVAKARSLKVGAGHENGTDVGPLISCQALDRVSGLIERGVSEGATLELDGRNIQVERYEKGNFVGPTLFSGVTTEMTLYREELFGPVLCVMHAATLDEAIALINANPNGNGVALFTRSGAAARRFQEDIDVGQVGINVPIPVPVPLFSFSGSRASKLGDLGPYGKQAVLFYTQTKTITTRWPDEQDVGSAGVVNTTITLK; via the coding sequence ATGACCCAGACCGCCATCCAAGACGTGCCGCTGCTGATCGACGGCCAATTCGTCACCTCCACCAGCCGCGAAGGCCGCGAGGTGATCAATCCGGCGACGCAGGAGGTGCTGGCGCGGGTGCCCTTCGCCACCGCCGAGGAAGTGCAACGCGCCGTGGCCAGTGCCAAGACGGCCTTCGCCACCTGGCGCAAGACGCCCATCGGCGCCCGGGCGCGCATCTTCCTGCGCTACCAGCACCTGATCCGCGAGCATATGAGCGAACTGGCCGCGCTGCTCACCGCCGAGCAGGGCAAGACCCTGGCCGACGCCGAGGGCGACGTCTTTCGCGGCCTGGAGGTAGTTGAGCACGCGGCCGCCATCGGCAACCTGCAACTGGGCGAACTGGCCAATAACGTCGCCAGCGGGGTGGACACCTATACGCTGCTGCAACCCCTGGGCGTTTGCGCCGGCATTACCCCCTTCAACTTCCCGGCGATGATTCCGCTGTGGATGTTCCCCATGGCCATCGCCTGCGGCAACACCTTTGTCCTTAAGCCCTCGGAGCAGGATCCGCTGGTAACCATGCGCTTGGCCGAGCTGGCGCTGGAAGCCGGCGTGCCGCCCGGTGTGCTCAACGTGGTCCATGGCGGACCGGCGGTGGTGGATGCCCTCTGCGATCACCCGGATATCAAGGCGCTGTCCTTTGTCGGTTCGACCCGTGTAGGTACCCATGTCTATCGCCGCGCCAGCGAGGCTGGCAAGCGCGTGCAGTGCATGATGGGCGCCAAGAACCATGCGGTGGTGATGCCCGACGCGCCCCGCGAACAGACCCTGGCCAACCTGGTGGGCGCCGCCTTCGGCGCGGCCGGTCAGCGCTGCATGGCGGTTTCCGTGGTGGTGCTGGTGGGCGAAGCCAACAGCTGGGTACCGGATCTGGTGGCCAAGGCGCGCAGCCTCAAGGTGGGTGCGGGTCACGAGAATGGCACCGACGTCGGCCCGCTGATCTCCTGCCAGGCATTGGACCGGGTCAGCGGCCTGATCGAGCGTGGCGTGAGCGAAGGCGCGACCCTGGAGCTGGACGGTCGCAATATCCAGGTCGAGCGCTACGAGAAAGGCAATTTCGTCGGCCCGACGCTGTTCTCCGGGGTGACCACGGAGATGACGCTGTATCGCGAAGAGCTGTTCGGCCCGGTGCTCTGCGTGATGCACGCCGCCACCCTCGACGAGGCCATCGCCCTGATCAACGCCAATCCCAACGGCAACGGCGTCGCCCTCTTCACGCGCTCCGGCGCCGCGGCGCGTCGCTTCCAGGAAGACATCGATGTCGGCCAGGTCGGCATCAACGTGCCCATCCCGGTGCCGGTGCCGCTGTTTTCCTTCAGCGGTTCGCGCGCGTCCAAGCTCGGCGACCTGGGGCCCTATGGCAAGCAGGCGGTGCTGTTCTATACCCAGACCAAGACCATCACCACACGCTGGCCCGACGAGCAGGATGTCGGCAGCGCCGGTGTCGTCAACACCACCATCACCCTCAAGTAG
- a CDS encoding AMP-binding protein: MTTGDAFREARDFLLRHRTDYATAVRDFQWPQLEHFNWALDHFDRLAEEHSGPALWRLDAEGREERYSFAELAQTSNRTANFLRSQGVRRGERILVMLGNEVALWETLLGAFKLGAVVVPATTLLSDADLQDRVARGRIAHLVVGSAHTERCASLDPGLTRICVGTPVAGWQPYAPAACASDFLPDGPTRAEDPLLLYFTSGTTSRPKLVLHSHSSYPVGHLSTLYWIGLQPGDVHLNISSPGWAKHAWSCVFAPWNAGACVFIHDVPRFKPQALLEVLARYPVTSLCAPPTVWRMLIQEDLAAYRNRLNLRELVGAGEPLNPEIIDSLQDAWGLTLRDGFGQSETTALVGNTPGQPLKPGSMGRPLPGCQIQLLDADGQPGDDGEVALSLQPRPAGLMLGYEDSPEKTAEVMRDGYYRTGDTAVRDVDGYITFVGRADDVFKSADYRISPFELESALIEHPAVMEVAVVPSPDPLRLNVPKAFVILAAGQQPSAALARELLGFARDCLSPYKRVRRLQFVSELPKTLSGKIRRIELRLGEAQRRAAGTAELHDYAEEDFANHPAPASVATAQESLS, translated from the coding sequence ATGACGACCGGAGATGCCTTTCGCGAGGCACGCGACTTTCTGCTGCGCCATCGCACCGACTACGCCACTGCCGTCCGGGACTTCCAGTGGCCGCAGCTGGAGCACTTCAACTGGGCGCTGGACCATTTCGATCGCCTGGCCGAAGAGCATTCCGGTCCGGCACTGTGGCGACTCGATGCCGAGGGTCGTGAAGAACGCTACAGCTTCGCCGAGCTGGCCCAGACCTCGAATCGCACCGCCAACTTCCTGCGCAGCCAGGGCGTTCGTCGTGGCGAACGCATCCTGGTGATGCTGGGCAACGAGGTGGCGCTGTGGGAAACCCTGCTGGGCGCCTTCAAACTGGGCGCGGTGGTGGTGCCCGCCACCACCCTGCTCAGTGATGCCGATCTGCAGGATCGGGTCGCGCGCGGGCGCATCGCCCACCTGGTGGTGGGCAGTGCTCATACGGAGCGTTGTGCCAGTCTGGACCCCGGCCTTACCCGCATCTGCGTCGGGACGCCCGTGGCCGGCTGGCAGCCCTACGCACCGGCCGCCTGCGCCAGCGACTTCCTGCCCGATGGGCCGACCCGGGCAGAGGATCCGCTGCTGCTCTATTTCACCTCGGGAACTACCTCGCGACCCAAACTGGTCCTGCACAGCCATAGCAGCTATCCGGTGGGGCATCTGTCCACCCTCTACTGGATCGGCCTGCAACCGGGCGATGTGCACCTCAACATCTCCTCCCCTGGCTGGGCCAAGCATGCCTGGAGCTGCGTCTTCGCGCCTTGGAACGCCGGTGCCTGCGTATTCATCCATGATGTGCCGCGGTTCAAGCCCCAGGCGCTGCTGGAGGTGCTGGCGCGCTATCCAGTCACCAGCCTCTGCGCGCCGCCGACCGTGTGGCGCATGCTGATCCAGGAGGATCTCGCCGCCTATCGCAATCGCCTCAACCTGCGCGAACTCGTTGGCGCCGGCGAGCCGCTCAATCCGGAGATCATCGACAGCCTGCAGGATGCCTGGGGCCTGACCCTGAGAGATGGCTTCGGCCAGTCGGAAACCACGGCACTGGTCGGCAACACCCCAGGGCAGCCGCTCAAGCCCGGCTCCATGGGCCGCCCCCTGCCGGGTTGCCAGATCCAGCTGCTGGATGCCGACGGCCAACCAGGCGATGACGGCGAGGTGGCCCTGTCGCTCCAGCCACGACCGGCCGGTTTGATGCTGGGCTATGAGGACAGCCCGGAGAAAACCGCCGAGGTGATGCGCGACGGCTACTACCGTACCGGTGATACCGCGGTACGTGACGTCGATGGCTACATCACCTTTGTCGGGCGTGCCGATGACGTCTTCAAGTCGGCGGACTACCGCATCAGCCCCTTCGAACTGGAAAGCGCCCTGATCGAGCACCCCGCGGTGATGGAGGTGGCCGTGGTGCCCAGCCCGGACCCCTTGCGTCTCAATGTGCCCAAGGCCTTCGTCATCCTCGCCGCCGGCCAGCAGCCCTCGGCCGCCCTTGCGCGGGAATTGCTCGGCTTCGCCCGCGACTGCCTGTCGCCCTACAAGCGGGTGCGCCGCCTGCAATTCGTCAGCGAACTGCCCAAGACGCTGTCCGGCAAGATCCGCCGCATCGAGCTGCGCCTGGGCGAGGCACAGCGCCGCGCGGCTGGCACAGCCGAGCTCCACGACTATGCCGAAGAAGATTTCGCCAACCACCCTGCCCCGGCCTCCGTTGCCACCGCCCAGGAATCCCTGTCATGA